From Xylanivirga thermophila:
GCTGTAAATATGCTAAAAAATTATGGCTTGTCACCTCAGTTTACTCAAATAGACAATGGTGATAGTATAGAGATTACAGTAAAAATCCCAAAAGGCTGAAAAGCCTTTATTTTTATAGCTTCCCAATTATCAGCAGTATGCCTATTATAACGAATGCAATACCAGCTCCTGTTTGTATATAGTTTGCAGGTATTAACTTCGTTAAAAGGTTTCCTAAAATTACTCCCATAAAAGAGGAACAGATAAGGGCAAGACTGGATCCTAAGAATACCGGCCATATATGATTTGACTTAGCCGCCATAAGCATGGTGGCTAATTGAGTTTTATCGCCTAATTCTGCAAGAAATATGAGAATAAAAGTACTAAAAAAAAGTTTTATCATAAAAAAAACCTCCTAATTTATCCATTCAAAAACAAGGCTCTAACATAGTATATTTAATATCCATATAAAATA
This genomic window contains:
- a CDS encoding TMEM165/GDT1 family protein, with protein sequence MIKLFFSTFILIFLAELGDKTQLATMLMAAKSNHIWPVFLGSSLALICSSFMGVILGNLLTKLIPANYIQTGAGIAFVIIGILLIIGKL